From Spirosoma aerolatum, one genomic window encodes:
- the lpdA gene encoding dihydrolipoyl dehydrogenase, translated as MASQYDVIVVGSGPGGYVAAIRASQLGLKTAVIERESLGGICLNWGCIPTKALLKSAQVFEYIKHSTDYGITISGESKPDFGAVIKRSRGVAESMSKGVQFLMKKNKVDVIYGNGKVKPGKKIDVTAADGKVTEYEAKHIIIATGGRARQLPSVPIDGVKVIEYRKAMSLEKRPDSMLVIGSGAIGVEFAYVYASMGTKVTIVEFLPNVVPVEDEDISKELAKQYKKIGIDIYTKSEVTKVDTSGNGCKVFVKTPDGEKTFDVDIVLSAAGVVANIENIGLEETGISVDRGKIVTDDYYRTNVDGYYAIGDCTKGQALAHVASAEAIICVEKIAGLPHVEPLNYNNIPGCTYCTPEIASVGYTEKAAREAGYELKVGKFPFSASGKAKAAGTPEGFVKVIFDAKYGEFLGAHFIGNNVTEMIAEVVAARKLETTGEEILKAVHPHPTMSEAIKDATEAAYGEAIHL; from the coding sequence ATGGCTTCACAGTACGATGTAATCGTTGTGGGTAGCGGGCCGGGCGGCTATGTAGCTGCCATTCGCGCGTCGCAGTTGGGATTAAAAACCGCCGTCATCGAGCGCGAAAGCTTAGGTGGTATTTGTTTGAACTGGGGGTGTATACCTACCAAAGCCCTGCTGAAATCGGCGCAGGTTTTTGAATATATCAAGCACTCTACCGATTATGGCATCACGATTTCGGGTGAGTCGAAACCCGATTTTGGTGCTGTGATCAAGCGGAGTCGGGGCGTAGCCGAAAGCATGAGCAAAGGCGTACAGTTCCTGATGAAAAAGAATAAAGTTGATGTGATTTACGGTAACGGAAAAGTAAAACCCGGTAAGAAAATCGACGTGACAGCTGCCGATGGGAAAGTAACCGAGTACGAAGCCAAACATATCATTATTGCCACTGGCGGGCGGGCCCGTCAATTGCCAAGTGTCCCCATCGATGGCGTGAAAGTGATTGAATACCGGAAAGCCATGTCGCTGGAAAAACGGCCCGACTCGATGCTGGTGATTGGTTCAGGGGCTATTGGCGTTGAGTTTGCCTATGTGTACGCCAGCATGGGTACGAAAGTGACTATCGTTGAATTCCTGCCGAACGTGGTTCCGGTTGAAGACGAAGATATCTCGAAAGAACTGGCCAAGCAATACAAAAAAATTGGCATCGATATCTATACGAAGTCTGAAGTAACTAAAGTCGATACCAGCGGCAATGGTTGCAAAGTGTTTGTGAAAACTCCCGATGGCGAGAAAACCTTCGATGTCGATATTGTTCTGTCGGCGGCAGGGGTAGTGGCTAACATTGAAAATATTGGCCTCGAAGAAACGGGTATTTCGGTAGATCGGGGTAAAATTGTAACGGACGATTATTACCGGACCAATGTAGATGGCTATTATGCCATTGGCGACTGCACAAAAGGACAGGCGCTGGCGCACGTAGCTTCTGCCGAAGCCATCATTTGCGTAGAAAAAATTGCTGGCCTGCCGCATGTTGAGCCGCTCAACTACAACAATATTCCGGGTTGTACATATTGCACCCCCGAAATTGCGTCGGTAGGATATACCGAGAAAGCGGCCCGCGAAGCCGGGTATGAGCTGAAAGTCGGTAAATTCCCGTTCTCAGCGTCGGGTAAAGCCAAAGCAGCCGGTACTCCCGAAGGGTTTGTGAAGGTGATTTTCGATGCCAAATACGGCGAATTCCTGGGCGCTCACTTCATCGGTAACAACGTAACCGAAATGATTGCCGAAGTTGTGGCAGCTCGTAAGTTGGAAACCACTGGCGAAGAGATTCTGAAAGCCGTTCACCCGCACCCAACTATGTCGGAAGCGATTAAAGATGCTACCGAAGCGGCTTATGGTGAAGCGATTCACCTGTAA
- a CDS encoding glycosyltransferase family 2 protein — MFNNKKVVVVMPAYRAALTLERTYREIPLDLVDDVILVDDASPDNTVEVARSLGIRHVIRHDKNKGYGGNQKTCYAKAIELGADIVIMVHPDYQYTPLLIPAMTSIIGNDLYPVVFASRILGKGALKGGMPMYKYIANRFLTFTQNLLMNQKLSEYHTGYRAFSGEVLRSLDFTHNSDDFIFDNEMIAQIFYKGYEIGEVTCPTKYFDEASSINFKRSSIYGLGVLRTSLLYCFTKLGITHWKILK, encoded by the coding sequence ATGTTCAATAACAAAAAAGTAGTTGTGGTGATGCCAGCCTACCGGGCAGCACTAACACTGGAACGTACCTACCGCGAAATTCCACTTGATCTGGTCGACGACGTTATCCTGGTCGATGATGCCAGTCCTGATAATACGGTCGAAGTAGCACGTAGCTTAGGTATCAGGCATGTGATCCGCCATGATAAAAACAAAGGCTACGGCGGTAACCAGAAAACCTGCTACGCAAAAGCAATTGAGTTAGGTGCCGATATTGTCATCATGGTACACCCTGATTATCAATACACTCCTCTGCTGATACCTGCTATGACGAGTATTATCGGGAATGACTTGTATCCGGTCGTCTTTGCGTCACGCATATTAGGCAAAGGAGCTTTGAAAGGGGGCATGCCCATGTACAAGTATATAGCTAACCGATTCCTGACGTTTACCCAAAATCTACTGATGAACCAGAAGCTGTCGGAATACCATACGGGCTATCGGGCTTTCTCAGGTGAGGTATTACGAAGTCTGGATTTCACGCATAATTCCGACGATTTCATCTTCGACAACGAGATGATCGCCCAGATTTTCTACAAGGGTTACGAAATTGGTGAGGTAACCTGCCCAACCAAATATTTTGACGAAGCGTCTTCGATCAACTTCAAGCGTAGTTCAATCTACGGACTTGGGGTTTTACGGACATCGCTCCTTTACTGCTTCACCAAGCTGGGCATTACCCACTGGAAGATTTTAAAGTAG
- a CDS encoding TerC/Alx family metal homeostasis membrane protein translates to MFSSETVFFLAFAAFVLLIMALDLGVFSKRQSHVVQFKEAAIWSAIWVALSIAFYIFLKNYGYLVHGIDTFARLKEVRDSYADHVEFVPGNFAASLARFQDNMALEYITGYLVEYSLSADNIFVFILIFTSFGVRERYYKKILVWGILGAIILRFIFIFVGSALIQRFEWIMYLFGAFLVYTGVQLFFQKEEDEKIEPAKHPVVRFVSKYLNVYNRNVTDNFFIRRKSDQKLFVTPLFIIVIVIAFTDLVFAVDSIPAIFSITKDPYIVFFSNVFAIMGLRSMFFFLSSIMSQFRFLKIGLAFLLTFIGAKMLAEHWLKEQGFQPVYSLYVIIGILTISVLASWLIPEKKE, encoded by the coding sequence ATGTTTTCAAGCGAAACCGTATTTTTTCTTGCCTTTGCAGCTTTCGTTCTTCTTATCATGGCGTTGGATTTGGGTGTATTCTCGAAACGTCAAAGCCATGTCGTTCAGTTTAAAGAAGCCGCTATCTGGAGTGCGATCTGGGTAGCATTATCCATTGCCTTTTACATCTTCCTGAAAAACTACGGTTATCTGGTACATGGTATAGACACGTTTGCCCGTCTGAAAGAGGTGCGGGATAGCTATGCCGACCACGTTGAATTTGTTCCCGGCAATTTTGCGGCCAGTTTAGCCCGTTTTCAGGACAATATGGCATTGGAGTACATTACGGGCTATTTGGTCGAATATTCACTATCGGCCGATAACATCTTTGTCTTCATCCTGATATTTACGTCGTTCGGGGTTCGGGAACGCTACTACAAGAAAATCCTGGTCTGGGGCATTCTGGGGGCTATTATCCTGCGGTTTATTTTCATCTTCGTAGGGTCGGCGTTGATTCAACGGTTCGAATGGATCATGTACCTGTTCGGGGCATTTCTGGTTTATACGGGCGTTCAGTTATTCTTTCAGAAAGAAGAAGATGAAAAAATTGAACCGGCCAAACATCCGGTTGTACGGTTTGTCAGCAAATACCTGAATGTGTATAACCGGAATGTGACGGACAATTTTTTCATTCGCCGGAAGTCGGATCAAAAGTTATTTGTTACTCCATTGTTCATTATTGTAATCGTGATTGCGTTTACCGATCTGGTCTTTGCGGTCGATTCCATTCCGGCTATTTTCTCGATTACGAAAGACCCGTATATCGTTTTCTTCTCCAATGTATTCGCCATTATGGGCTTACGGTCCATGTTCTTCTTCCTGTCGAGCATCATGAGCCAGTTCCGTTTCCTTAAAATTGGTCTGGCTTTCTTATTGACCTTTATTGGGGCGAAAATGCTGGCCGAACATTGGCTGAAGGAGCAAGGCTTTCAGCCCGTTTACTCGTTGTATGTAATTATTGGAATTCTGACTATAAGCGTTCTGGCCTCTTGGCTCATTCCTGAAAAGAAAGAATAG
- a CDS encoding TonB-dependent siderophore receptor yields the protein MDTKRSTLRYFLTATLLVWGAFLYTVSYAQSVGTIAGRIITAQAQPLAHATVRLTNSRVGTTTNDQGEFVLERVPAGEQTIVISRIGHGRVRQTVNVVAGETTRLTDLTLLETAESLQEVTVEGKNSYKADIPSNSLRIKTPLIELPQNVQVINRQLIADQQIFDMLEGVSRNVSGVTRMEHWDNYARLNMRGSRVAPFRNGMNVESTWGPLAEDMSMVERIEFVKGPAGFMMANGEPSGFYNVVTKKPTGVTKGEFAMTTGSFDTYRATLDLDGKLSQDGNLLYRLNIMGQSKGSFRDFEYNNRYTIAPVLKYKLSDKTSITAEYTYQYSQMSVIGSAYVFSGTGLGVYPRNISLASANLDPTKINDHSSFLILEHQLSPNWKLTGQLAYFNSTQIGSSMWADSAKANGNIYRRVSIWDAANQGKFAQIFVNGDVTTGSVTHRILAGLDLGSKKYYADWGQSFPLYDKDFVFNANTPNYYLPTNLLPRFDRSQSLINRAGANVLSQSYSGLYVQDELRFLQDKVRLTLAGRITSTKDSQYGAGSDVTKATPRVGLSVSLNKQTSVYALYDQAFVPQAGADRQGNAFKPITGNNTEIGLKKDWAGGRWNSTISAYKITKNNVLTTDPTNPNFSIQLGQTQTSGVEFDIRGEIVSGLNLIANYAYTDSKITRDTEAKNVDLPVPGFSKHVTNAWLSYRVQKGAVQGLGLSLGYQWQLDRYGWFSDAVDKNPTLPNSFQADAAISWQTGPFNVALNVNNLFDAYIYSGAYYSWSNAYYWQAQAPRNFRLSLGYKF from the coding sequence ATGGATACGAAACGTTCTACACTACGTTATTTCTTAACAGCTACCCTGTTGGTATGGGGAGCTTTCTTATATACAGTTAGTTATGCTCAGTCAGTCGGAACCATCGCCGGACGGATCATAACGGCGCAGGCGCAACCACTGGCTCACGCAACGGTACGCCTGACAAATAGCCGGGTCGGTACTACGACAAACGATCAGGGCGAGTTTGTTCTTGAACGGGTGCCGGCTGGTGAGCAAACCATCGTTATCAGCCGTATTGGACACGGACGGGTTCGACAGACGGTGAATGTGGTTGCAGGCGAAACAACCCGACTGACGGATCTGACATTGCTGGAAACGGCCGAATCTCTTCAGGAGGTAACCGTTGAGGGGAAAAACTCCTATAAAGCCGATATCCCATCGAATAGCCTTCGGATTAAGACGCCCCTGATCGAACTACCTCAGAATGTGCAGGTAATAAATCGCCAACTGATTGCCGACCAACAGATTTTCGATATGCTGGAAGGTGTTTCGCGCAACGTGAGTGGGGTTACACGCATGGAACACTGGGATAATTACGCTCGTCTGAATATGCGGGGTTCGCGGGTAGCACCCTTCCGCAATGGGATGAATGTGGAATCGACCTGGGGCCCGCTGGCGGAAGATATGTCGATGGTGGAACGGATCGAATTTGTGAAAGGTCCGGCTGGGTTCATGATGGCGAATGGCGAACCGAGTGGGTTTTATAATGTCGTGACCAAGAAACCGACTGGCGTTACGAAGGGCGAATTTGCCATGACAACGGGTAGTTTCGATACCTACCGGGCTACGCTCGATCTGGATGGAAAGCTGAGCCAGGATGGCAATCTGCTCTATCGGTTGAACATTATGGGCCAGTCGAAAGGCTCGTTCCGCGATTTTGAATACAACAACCGATACACCATTGCGCCCGTTCTGAAATATAAACTGAGCGATAAGACATCCATTACGGCTGAATATACCTATCAATATTCGCAGATGTCGGTGATTGGTTCTGCGTATGTTTTTTCGGGTACGGGGTTGGGCGTTTACCCCCGGAATATTTCACTAGCCTCGGCCAACCTCGATCCGACGAAAATAAATGATCATAGCTCTTTCCTGATTCTGGAGCATCAGCTTAGTCCCAACTGGAAACTGACGGGGCAGTTGGCCTATTTTAATTCGACGCAGATTGGTAGCTCGATGTGGGCCGATTCGGCTAAGGCCAATGGTAATATTTACCGTCGTGTCAGTATCTGGGATGCGGCTAACCAGGGCAAGTTCGCGCAGATTTTTGTGAATGGCGATGTAACGACGGGATCTGTTACGCATCGTATTCTGGCTGGTCTGGATTTGGGCAGCAAAAAATATTATGCTGACTGGGGCCAAAGCTTCCCGCTTTATGATAAGGATTTCGTCTTCAACGCGAATACACCCAATTATTACTTGCCCACCAATTTACTACCTAGGTTCGATCGTTCGCAAAGCCTGATCAATCGGGCAGGGGCCAACGTGCTGAGTCAGTCATACAGTGGGCTCTATGTGCAGGACGAACTCCGGTTTTTGCAGGATAAAGTTCGTCTGACGCTGGCCGGTCGGATTACATCAACAAAAGACAGTCAATACGGTGCGGGTTCGGATGTAACCAAAGCGACACCACGGGTTGGATTGAGTGTTTCGCTGAACAAGCAAACATCTGTTTACGCGCTCTACGATCAGGCATTTGTTCCGCAGGCAGGGGCTGACCGACAAGGAAATGCGTTTAAACCCATCACCGGCAACAATACCGAAATTGGCCTCAAGAAAGACTGGGCGGGTGGCCGCTGGAACTCGACCATTTCGGCGTACAAAATCACGAAGAATAACGTCCTGACAACCGATCCGACCAACCCGAATTTTTCGATTCAGCTTGGACAGACACAAACGAGTGGGGTTGAGTTCGACATCCGGGGCGAAATCGTATCGGGCCTGAATCTGATTGCCAATTACGCCTATACGGATTCGAAAATCACGAGGGATACTGAAGCTAAAAATGTGGATCTGCCAGTTCCGGGTTTTAGCAAACATGTTACTAATGCCTGGTTGTCATATCGTGTCCAAAAAGGTGCCGTACAGGGACTTGGCCTTTCACTGGGATACCAATGGCAGCTTGACCGCTACGGCTGGTTTTCGGATGCTGTGGATAAGAATCCTACACTGCCTAATTCGTTTCAGGCTGATGCGGCTATTTCCTGGCAAACCGGTCCCTTCAACGTAGCGCTGAATGTGAATAACCTGTTCGATGCCTATATCTATTCGGGCGCTTACTATTCATGGAGTAATGCCTACTACTGGCAGGCACAGGCTCCCCGCAATTTCCGCTTAAGCCTGGGGTATAAGTTTTAA
- a CDS encoding PepSY-associated TM helix domain-containing protein codes for MTAKKLVGKLHLWLGLASGLLVFIVAITGCILAFEQEIKTVLRPYQFVEAANKRATLPPSRLKAIAEKEITGKMAKAVTYGGIGRSAIVSFYGAAPDYFYQVYLNPYTGKLLHITDEETDFFHFILHGHYYLWLPESIGQPVVAYGTLVFTILLITGLVLWWPKNLNKTNRQKSFTIKWKAQWRRVNYDLHNVPGFYALVFALMLALTGLVFGLQWFSKSVYWVTTGGKALPAFQIPLSDTAAAKLPNSPLDAVWQRLSIRKPATAGIYISCPEKPSESIFAYVNYKPGTYYKLDYYTFDQQTLKPLDIGGPYSGTYTKAGFGDKLRRMNYDIHTGAILSLPGKILAFCASLVCASLPVSGFIIWWGRRKKKSKNAKLPVTTATPTKTAHRPMSRVV; via the coding sequence ATGACGGCAAAAAAACTGGTTGGAAAACTACACCTTTGGCTCGGGCTGGCGTCGGGGCTGTTGGTGTTTATTGTGGCGATTACAGGCTGTATTCTGGCTTTTGAACAGGAAATAAAGACGGTTCTACGGCCTTATCAATTTGTAGAGGCAGCCAATAAGCGAGCGACGTTGCCACCTTCCCGATTAAAAGCTATCGCCGAAAAAGAAATCACAGGGAAGATGGCTAAAGCTGTCACCTATGGGGGTATTGGCCGAAGTGCGATTGTCTCGTTTTACGGAGCCGCTCCTGATTATTTCTATCAGGTATACCTAAATCCCTACACCGGAAAATTGCTCCACATAACGGACGAAGAGACGGACTTTTTTCATTTCATTCTACACGGTCATTACTATCTGTGGTTACCTGAATCAATCGGCCAGCCGGTTGTGGCTTACGGAACCCTGGTTTTTACGATTCTATTGATTACAGGACTGGTACTTTGGTGGCCGAAAAACCTCAACAAGACGAACCGACAAAAGAGCTTTACCATTAAATGGAAAGCGCAATGGCGACGCGTCAATTACGATCTGCATAATGTGCCAGGTTTTTATGCGCTTGTATTCGCCTTGATGTTGGCGTTGACGGGCCTGGTTTTTGGCCTGCAATGGTTTTCGAAGTCGGTTTACTGGGTGACAACAGGAGGGAAAGCCCTGCCAGCGTTTCAAATTCCTTTATCCGATACAGCGGCTGCCAAACTGCCCAATTCGCCACTCGATGCTGTCTGGCAGCGCTTATCGATTCGTAAACCTGCTACGGCCGGAATCTATATTTCCTGTCCCGAGAAACCGTCAGAGTCAATCTTTGCGTACGTCAATTACAAACCGGGCACGTATTACAAGCTCGATTATTACACCTTCGATCAACAGACGCTTAAACCGCTGGATATCGGTGGCCCTTACTCCGGGACTTATACTAAAGCCGGGTTTGGGGATAAACTACGCCGGATGAATTACGATATTCATACCGGAGCTATATTGAGTTTACCCGGAAAAATTCTAGCGTTTTGTGCCAGTCTGGTTTGTGCTAGTCTGCCCGTTTCGGGCTTTATCATCTGGTGGGGCCGTCGAAAGAAAAAATCGAAAAATGCAAAACTACCCGTTACAACAGCAACGCCTACGAAAACGGCGCATCGACCAATGAGCCGGGTTGTTTGA
- a CDS encoding AAA domain-containing protein, translated as MLLTSLPAGQFLDLQETDFLLNKSAFSIIADLIGRKPAIALCDVLDPRQERSNEVSRKLRRIARTARFIEEERGTEDLYIGWPFVKGKFLDDTVIHGPLLFFPVQIEQQGKFWKLTRRGDELAFLNPTLALAYGQFNQVKVPDEVVEKTFDEFDRDSLVFRTQLYEWLKTTPLEINFNQELFTDSLHFFNKQSGKDLTQLERTGELKLFPEAVLGIFPQAGSFLVPDYDELMEKQGVESRVQGASSEGIEVNEESISTLSSFRYPDPLLSAPRSLLEKSIHTPLPMDASQEAALRAVKAGYGLVVQGPPGTGKSQLIANLMADAAASGKRVLLVCQKRAALDVVQERLRQVGMEPFLALIHDFQDDRRALYAQIAEQVNRLDEYRQQNNSLNAVLLERDFEVESRRIDETVAELETFKNALFDTRECGVSAKELYLTTDSDALSVDLGDTYPQFHLSNVDNFVRRLADFAAYEQRLGTEHLWKERVSFAAFSNADLGKADQAIVRWIQLRETANQQTTQIVGQSLSLSQLTDWLAHDWELTALLALLDTDDATQLWEVIQQLRRTPNHLALTTDETKLEQLAKAWDETLEIPGPESSISTPDLRAFRTLLAEAITARSSWMSWQWWQLTNVGKTQLQTVLSANSLDVSESALQTLAVKVDKRIRLEAVRHEASMLLAGLPLSEAPESLRLLRRAQHIVERLGTIEPLRQLPESGWRTHERFAELVKLLLVLSTTIEQQRTTASTYLTSDQLERIWQDDAFATDLRQALRHDFDLLIEADRLTEGFSEAEQLIIDRLQTLHPADWTQAFDKSLRRAWLDHLEGLHPELRSVSSLKMAQWEQALQESIRRKQTLSRDILLVKLREQTYRNLTFNRLNNVVTYRDLLHQTTKKRNVWPVRKLMESFADEVFKLVPCWLASPESVSAMFPLQEGLFDLVIFDEASQCFAENGIPAIVRGKQVVVTGDNQQLRPSDLYRTRLDENEQEEETPVALEVESLLELAAQQLPQVSLTEHYRSRSLDLISFSNAHFYQNRLSLLPHFDEVNQHEPAIRYRNVKGVWQQNTNPVEAEAVVQLLEQLQSEMPGRSIGVVTFNYPQQQLIQDMLESKAEVRQSDSSPALLSNTASHLFVKNIENVQGDERDIIIFSMGYAPDERGRVSTNFGSLNARGGENRLNVAVTRARERIYVITSLWPDQLNVADTANEGPKLLKAYLAYALNVAQEQFQPTPQPEQPLPSGSLLKTRLAIEYPTWRPELPFADLTVKANDVYESLVLTDDDAYYQQTTKQAHAYLPIALTTRKWPFRRVWSREYWRKKG; from the coding sequence TTGCTACTGACCAGTTTACCCGCTGGTCAGTTTCTGGATTTACAGGAAACGGATTTTCTACTTAACAAGTCTGCCTTTTCCATCATCGCTGATCTCATTGGCCGAAAGCCTGCCATTGCACTCTGCGACGTACTGGACCCCCGTCAGGAGCGGAGTAACGAAGTAAGCCGGAAACTTCGCCGGATTGCCCGAACCGCCCGATTTATTGAAGAAGAGCGCGGAACCGAAGATTTATATATAGGTTGGCCGTTCGTAAAGGGCAAATTTCTGGACGATACTGTCATTCATGGGCCGTTGCTATTTTTTCCAGTGCAGATTGAGCAGCAGGGGAAGTTCTGGAAACTCACTCGTCGGGGCGATGAGCTGGCGTTTCTGAATCCAACTCTGGCACTAGCCTATGGGCAGTTTAACCAGGTGAAGGTGCCCGACGAAGTGGTTGAAAAAACATTTGATGAGTTTGACCGCGACTCGCTTGTTTTCCGAACGCAGCTATACGAATGGCTCAAAACCACCCCGCTCGAAATCAATTTCAATCAGGAATTATTTACGGATTCGCTTCATTTTTTCAACAAGCAATCCGGTAAAGATTTAACGCAGCTCGAACGGACAGGTGAGCTGAAGCTATTTCCAGAAGCGGTGCTGGGTATTTTTCCGCAGGCGGGCTCGTTTCTGGTGCCGGATTATGATGAATTGATGGAGAAGCAGGGAGTGGAGAGCAGGGTGCAGGGGGCGAGTAGTGAAGGCATTGAGGTAAATGAAGAATCCATTTCAACGTTGTCTTCATTTCGGTATCCCGACCCCTTGCTCTCTGCTCCCCGCTCCCTGCTAGAAAAGTCCATCCACACACCCCTACCTATGGATGCGTCGCAGGAAGCGGCTTTGCGGGCGGTGAAGGCAGGTTATGGTCTGGTTGTGCAGGGACCGCCGGGTACGGGTAAGTCGCAACTCATTGCCAATCTGATGGCCGATGCGGCCGCGTCGGGAAAGCGTGTGTTGCTGGTTTGTCAGAAACGGGCAGCGCTCGATGTGGTGCAGGAACGATTGCGTCAGGTGGGTATGGAGCCGTTTTTAGCCCTGATCCACGATTTTCAGGATGACCGACGCGCTTTATATGCACAAATTGCCGAACAGGTCAACCGGCTGGATGAGTATCGACAACAGAACAATAGTCTGAATGCTGTGTTGCTCGAACGTGATTTTGAGGTGGAAAGTCGGCGTATCGATGAAACAGTCGCTGAATTGGAAACCTTTAAAAATGCCCTGTTCGATACCCGTGAGTGTGGTGTTTCGGCTAAGGAACTCTACCTGACTACCGATTCGGATGCACTTAGTGTGGATTTGGGTGATACTTATCCACAATTCCACTTGTCTAATGTGGATAACTTTGTTCGGCGACTTGCCGATTTTGCTGCTTACGAACAACGATTAGGCACTGAGCATCTGTGGAAAGAGCGGGTGAGCTTCGCAGCCTTTTCCAATGCCGATTTAGGAAAAGCAGATCAGGCGATTGTTCGGTGGATACAACTGCGTGAGACGGCTAATCAACAGACTACTCAGATAGTCGGTCAATCGCTCTCCCTGAGTCAACTAACAGACTGGCTGGCGCACGATTGGGAACTAACCGCCCTGCTGGCCTTACTCGATACGGACGATGCCACCCAACTTTGGGAGGTTATACAGCAGTTACGACGAACGCCCAACCATCTGGCCCTGACTACCGACGAAACAAAGCTGGAACAACTGGCGAAGGCGTGGGACGAAACCCTGGAAATTCCGGGGCCAGAGTCTTCCATTTCAACACCTGATTTACGCGCTTTCCGTACGCTCCTGGCCGAAGCGATTACCGCTCGGTCGTCGTGGATGAGCTGGCAATGGTGGCAGTTGACGAATGTGGGTAAAACTCAGTTGCAGACGGTACTTTCGGCCAATTCGCTGGATGTATCGGAATCGGCTTTACAGACGTTGGCCGTAAAAGTGGATAAACGCATACGGTTAGAAGCTGTCCGTCATGAAGCCAGTATGTTGCTGGCGGGTTTACCCTTGTCGGAAGCTCCGGAGAGTTTGCGACTCCTGCGTCGGGCACAGCACATAGTAGAACGATTAGGAACCATAGAACCTCTGCGGCAATTGCCTGAGTCAGGCTGGCGAACACATGAGCGATTTGCGGAACTGGTCAAGCTGCTTCTGGTACTTTCAACCACTATAGAGCAACAACGTACTACCGCATCGACCTATCTGACCAGCGATCAACTTGAACGGATCTGGCAGGATGATGCATTCGCTACCGATCTGCGTCAAGCGCTTCGGCATGATTTCGATTTGCTTATCGAAGCTGATCGGTTGACAGAAGGTTTTTCGGAAGCGGAGCAACTCATTATAGATCGGCTACAAACCCTACATCCGGCAGATTGGACACAGGCGTTTGACAAAAGCTTACGCCGGGCCTGGCTCGATCACCTGGAGGGGCTACATCCAGAGCTACGGAGTGTATCGTCGCTCAAAATGGCGCAATGGGAGCAGGCTTTGCAGGAAAGTATTCGGCGAAAGCAAACGCTCAGCCGCGATATTTTGCTAGTGAAACTTCGTGAGCAAACGTATCGAAACCTGACGTTCAATCGATTGAACAACGTGGTTACTTACCGCGATTTGCTTCATCAGACCACCAAGAAGCGAAATGTGTGGCCCGTTCGGAAGTTGATGGAATCTTTCGCCGATGAAGTGTTTAAGTTAGTTCCCTGTTGGCTGGCCTCGCCCGAGTCGGTCTCCGCAATGTTTCCGTTGCAGGAAGGCTTGTTCGATCTGGTGATTTTTGATGAAGCCTCGCAATGTTTTGCTGAAAACGGTATTCCGGCTATTGTACGGGGCAAACAAGTAGTTGTAACGGGCGATAATCAGCAGCTTCGCCCCAGCGATCTGTACCGAACTCGTCTGGACGAAAATGAGCAGGAGGAAGAAACGCCTGTGGCTCTGGAGGTTGAGTCCTTGCTCGAACTGGCCGCACAGCAGTTGCCGCAGGTTTCCTTAACGGAGCACTACCGCAGTCGTTCACTCGATTTGATCAGCTTTTCGAATGCGCACTTTTATCAGAACAGGCTTTCGCTATTGCCCCATTTTGATGAGGTTAACCAGCATGAACCTGCCATCCGTTATCGGAATGTAAAAGGCGTCTGGCAACAGAATACCAATCCTGTTGAGGCCGAAGCGGTCGTGCAACTTCTTGAGCAATTGCAATCCGAAATGCCGGGCCGTTCTATCGGTGTTGTGACCTTTAACTACCCACAGCAGCAGCTAATTCAGGATATGCTGGAAAGTAAAGCGGAGGTACGACAATCCGACAGTTCGCCCGCGTTACTTTCTAACACCGCGTCACATCTGTTTGTCAAAAATATTGAGAATGTACAGGGCGACGAACGTGATATTATTATCTTCTCCATGGGGTACGCGCCCGACGAGCGCGGCCGTGTATCGACAAATTTTGGTAGTCTGAATGCACGTGGCGGTGAAAACCGATTGAATGTAGCGGTTACGCGGGCCCGTGAGCGAATTTATGTGATTACGAGCCTGTGGCCCGACCAACTGAACGTAGCAGATACGGCCAATGAGGGCCCCAAGTTACTCAAAGCTTACCTGGCTTACGCATTGAATGTGGCTCAGGAGCAGTTTCAGCCCACACCGCAGCCGGAACAACCCTTGCCTTCGGGTTCCTTATTAAAAACCAGGTTGGCAATAGAGTACCCAACCTGGCGTCCTGAACTGCCCTTTGCCGATTTAACCGTTAAGGCTAATGATGTCTACGAGTCATTGGTACTTACCGATGATGATGCCTATTATCAGCAGACAACTAAACAGGCCCATGCTTACCTGCCTATTGCGCTGACAACCCGTAAGTGGCCTTTCCGCCGAGTCTGGAGCCGGGAGTACTGGCGCAAGAAAGGCTAA